In Bombus fervidus isolate BK054 chromosome 13, iyBomFerv1, whole genome shotgun sequence, a single genomic region encodes these proteins:
- the LOC139993616 gene encoding uncharacterized protein, whose amino-acid sequence MTMLNENNDSSSSSEDEISKAALREATDHQFLKVNCFFNEKFLNSNVSTKTDEYNNSLENNNVKNPVSLRKDLEEKKTFSNFGVSPTFQNYVAKKLDEIIEKSIKIKKKNINSIINEKKEKDNIYGIKLLNSSVQFLTTEKESEKPQKKRKIKATIDEKTNFSKCKMVAVDPERILSKIDTEAWTSKRKEPEFNYKKLKNGTLVEKT is encoded by the exons ATGACAATGTTAAATGAAAACAATGATAGTTCAAGCAGTTCCGAAGATGAAATATCAAAAGCTGCATTAAGAGAAGCAACTGATCACCAATTTCTGAAGGTCAACTGttttttcaacgaaaaatttcTAAACTCAAACGTTTCTACGAAAACGGATGAATACA ataattcattagaaaataataatgtaaaaaatccCGTGTCATTAAGAAAAGATTTGGAGGAGAAAAAgacattttctaattttggtGTGAGTCCGACATTCCAGAATTATGTTGCAAAAAAGCTGGACGAAATTATTGAGAa atctattaaaataaagaagaaaaacataaacagtattataaatgaaaaaaaagaaaaagacaacaTTTATGGCATAAAGTTACTTAATTCTTCTGTGCAGTTTTTAACAACTGAAAAAGAAAGTGAAAAGCCtcaaaagaaaaggaaaattaaagCGACTATAGAtgagaaaacaaatttctcaaaatgTAAAATGGTAGCTGTAGATCCTGAACGcatattatcaaaaatagaCACTGAAGCTTGGACaagtaaaaggaaagaacCTGAATTCAATTACAAGAAACTAAAAAATGGTACTCTAGTTGAAAAAACCTAG
- the LOC139993611 gene encoding zinc finger HIT domain-containing protein 2 produces MDIQGTSTTDIDNVCELCNTRPRKYTCPRCEIRYCSSDCYKSEVHSECSESFYKQCVIDEIKSQGKDTEDRKKMLEILKRVHEEDLKNIEALESDDEIDNDELEEQLDSDDEEDIPDLEKRLNNINLDNADEVWSALTDDEKQEFEALIKNGDIEKLLPQWIPWWTYHTKKKLVQDMDQKDEQSLQLPPLVDVPIFNALQKASPNVEFNVINVIYAYAYVANYYNGDYLNCPVEATIVFLDLSNNMKLNTVFENPESAIASTVHNIINCNWLPQDEQTLLTFKEAGNKIIQGPDENNEYLYIAVALSEIHRLLTMTIEEISKNKNKVGDKKFIKKFVQRYNVDSIDLSKKQLLLHCKKLEYYISWTKNRHINTCT; encoded by the exons ATGGATATTCAAGGAACGAGCACAACAGATATAGATAATGTCTGCGAATT GTGTAATACACGACCTCGAAAATATACTTGTCCACGATGTGAGATAAGATATTGCAGCTCTGATTGCTATAAGTCAGAAGTTCATTCAGAATGTTCAGAAAGTTTCTATAAGCAATGTGTAATAGATGAAATAAAGTCTCAAGGAAAAGATACAgaagatagaaagaaaatgcTAGAAATTCTCAAAAGAGTACACGaggaagatttaaaaaatatagaagcaTTGGAAAGTGATGATGAGATTGATAATGACGAATTAGAAGAACAGCTAGATTCGGATGATGAAGAAGAT ATACCAGATTTAGAAAAAAgacttaataatataaatttagataATGCAGATGAAGTATGGTCTGCATTAACAGATGATGAAAAGCAAGAATTTGAGGCTCTCATAAAAAATGGTGATATAGAAAAACTTCTACCTCAATGGATTCCATGGTGGACCTATcatactaaaaaaaaattagttcAAGATATGGATCAAAAAGATGAGCAATCATTGCAACTCCCTCCTTTAGTAGATGTTCCAATATTTAATGCATTGCaa AAAGCTTCCCCAAATGTTGAATTTAATGTGATAAATGTAATCTATGCATATGCATATGTGGCGAACTATTATAATGGTGACTATTTAAACTGTCCCGTGGAAGCTACAATTGTTTTTCTTGATCTTAGTAATAATATGAAACTCAATACAGTTTTTGAAAATCCAGAATCAGCAATCGCTTCCACTGTTCACAACATTATTAAT TGTAACTGGTTACCTCAAGATGAACAAACTTTATTAACTTTCAAGGAAGCtgggaataaaataatacaggGACCCGACGAGAATAATGAATATCTTTATATTGCTGTTGCACTCTCAGAAATACATAGATTACTAACAATGACAATAGAAGagatatcgaaaaataaaaataaagttggagataaaaaattcatcaaaaaGTTTGTCCAACGATATAATGTAGATAGTATAGATTTATCGAAGAAACAACTTCTTTTACATTGCAAAAAGTTGGAATACTACATATCATGGACTAAAAATCGCCATATAAATACttgtacataa